In Thunnus thynnus chromosome 13, fThuThy2.1, whole genome shotgun sequence, the following proteins share a genomic window:
- the stag2a gene encoding cohesin subunit SA-2a, translating to MIAAQDLQTEIQFPQEADSQLSSDTDFEDPDGKNAKTGKGMAAKKGRRAVGDKAKGGGGGRGTAIGWVNGHHQANGMESMTLFEVVKMGKSATQSVVDDWIEAYKQDRDIALLDLINFFIQCSGCKGAVSAEMFSHMQNSEIIRKMTEEFNEDSGDYPLTLSGPQWKKFRISFCDFISVLVRQCQYSIIYDEYMMDTIISLLTGLSDSQVRAFRHTSTLAAMKLMTALVNVALNLSINMDNTQRQYEAERNKVVAKRANDRLELLLQKRKELQENQDEIENMMNAIFKGVFVHRYRDAIAEIRAICIEEIGVWMKLYSDAFLNDSYLKYVGWTMHDKQGEVRLKCLTALQGLYYSRELGTRLELFTSRFKDRIVSMTLDKEYDVAVQAIKLLTLVLQSSDEVLTAEDCESVYHLVYSAHRPIAVSAGEFLFKKLFSHRGPEEEGLPRRGRQSLNGSLIKTTVFFFLESELHEHGAYLVDSLWECGSELLKDWETMISLLLDEPMPGEEALSDRQETALVEIMLCAIRQACECHPPVGRGTGKRVLTAKEKKTQLDDRTRITEMFAVALPLLLAKYCVDIDKVTNLLQIPKYFDLDIYTTGRLEKHLDALLRQIWEVVDKHTDIEVLEACSTTYHYLCNEEFTIFNRVDIARSQLLDELVDKFSRLLEDFLLEGEEPDDDDAYQVLSTLKKISAFHNAHDLSKWDLFTSNYRLLNTGLQNGDMPEQIVIHAMQCTHYIILWHLAKVSDSSSLKGDMVTLRKQMRAFCLMCQRYLNSINTAVKEQAFTILCDLLLIFSHQIMSSGREQLEPLVYTPDSSLQAELLNFILDQVFIDQDDDNNSTDGQQDDEASKIEALHKRRNLLAAYCKLIVYNVVEMNTGADIFKQYMRYYNDYGDIIKETMSKTRQIDKIQCAKTLILSLQTLFNDMLSELGFNIDRSSSAFCGIKELARRFSLTFGLDQLKTREAIAMLHKNGIEFAFKEPSPQGEGSPPLNLAFLDILSEFSSKLIRQDKRTVHMYLERFMTFQMALQREDCWLPLISYRNSLQVGGDDDTMSVISGISSRGSTIRSKKSKPAAASKRKLPEAEENSCSSSDAVWMNREQNVQTPVMMHSPHLTSTVLRDPKKMRPEDSYTTAYTLPTEQPPHQPVPPQQQPHHHHQASIDYNTQVTWMLTQRQQAEARQQQERVSMQYAKMRNHMQQATRRGSGLMEDDEEPIVEDVMMSSEDRLEDINEGMDFDTMDIDLPASKNRRERTELKPDYFDPSSIMDDSVLNVPMF from the exons atgataGCAGCGCAGGATTTGCAAACAGAAATTCAGTTTCCTCA AGAGGCAGACTCACAGTTGTCTTCAGATACTGACTTTGAGGATCCTGAtggcaaaaatgcaaaaacaggaaaaggcaTG GCAGCCAAGAAAGGGAGGAGGGCCGTTGGAGACAAGGCCAAaggtgggggaggagggaggggaacTGCTATTGGCTGGGTGAATGGCCATCATCAGGCGAACGGGATGGAGAGTATGACCCTGTTTGAGGTGGTTAAAATGGGGAAGAGCGCCACACAG TCTGTTGTTGATGACTGGATCGAGGCATACAAACAGGACAGGGACATCGCTCTCTTGGACTTAATCAACTTCTTCATTCAGTGCTCTGGTTGTAAAG GTGCTGTGAGTGCTGAGATGTTTAGCCATATGCAGAACTCCGAAATCATCCGAAAAATGACAGAGGAGTTTAATGAG GACAGCGGTGACTACCCGTTAACTCTGTCAGGGCCACAGTGGAAGAAATTCAGGATAAGCTTCTGTGACTTCATATCAGTTCTGGTGCGTCAGTGTCAGTACAGCATCATCTACGACGAGTATATGATGGACACCATCATCTCACTGCTCACAGGCCTTTCTGACTCACAAGTCAGGGCGTTTAGACATACAAGCACACTAGCAG CCATGAAGCTGATGACAGCCTTGGTGAACGTCGCTCTAAACCTGAGCATCAATATGgacaacacacagagacaataTGAGGCAGAGAGGAACAAGGTCGTTGCAAAAAGGGCCAATGATAGGCTGGAGCTATTGTTACAGAAGCGGAAAGAG cTTCAAGAAAATCAAGATGAAATCGAAAACATGATGAATGCAATTTTCAAAGGAGTGTTTGTTCACAGATACCG TGACGCCATTGCTGAAATTCGAGCTATTTGTATTGAGGAGATCGGAGTGTGGATGAAGTTGTACAGTGATGCCTTCCTCAATGACAGTTACCTGAAATATGTTGGCTGGACAATGCACGACAAG CAAGGTGAGGTGCGGCTGAAGTGCCTGACTGCCCTGCAAGGCCTGTATTACAGCAGAGAGCTTGGTACACGGCTGGAGCTCTTCACAAGTCGCTTCAAG GACCGCATCGTGTCGATGACACTGGACAAGGAATATGATGTTGCTGTGCAAGCCATTAAACTTCTGACACTTGTCTTACA GAGCAGTGATGAGGTTCTGACAGCAGAGGACTGTGAGAGTGTGTATCACCTGGTTTACTCAGCACATCGACCCATTGCTGTTTCAGCAGGAGAATTTCTGTTTAAGAA GCTCTTCAGCCATCGAGGTCCTGAAGAGGAGGGATTACCCAGGAGGGGCAGGCAGAGCCTCAATGGTAGCCTTATCAAGActactgtcttcttcttcttggagAGCGAG CTCCATGAACATGGGGCCTACTTGGTGGATAGCCTGTGGGAGTGCGGGTCAGAGCTGTTGAAGGACTGGGAGACTATGATCAGCCTGCTGTTGGATGAGCCCATGCCAGGGGAGGAGG CACTGAGTGATCGGCAGGAGACGGCTCTGGTTGAGATCATGCTCTGTGCCATCCGGCAGGCTTGTGAATGCCACCCTCCAGTAGGCAGGGGCACAGGGAAGAGG GTCCTGACTGCaaaggagaagaaaacacaGCTGGATGATCGGACACGGATCACAGAAATGTTTGCAGTTGCGCTTCCTCTGTTATTGGCAAAG TACTGCGTTGATATTGATAAGGTGACGAATCTGCTACAAATACCAAAGTACTTTGATCTTGACATCTACACAACTGGTCGGTTAGAAAAG CATTTGGACGCCTTGTTGCGGCAAATCTGGGAGGTGGTAGATAAGCACACAGACATTGAGGTCCTTGAGGCCTGCTCTACCACCTACCACTACCTCTGCAACGAAGAATTCACCATCTTCAACCGTGTGGACATCGCCCGCTCCCAGCTTCTCGACGAGCTCGTAGATAAGTTCAGCAGACTCCTGGAGGACTTCCTGCTAGAG GGTGAAGaaccagatgatgatgatgcctACCAAGTTCTCTCTACGCTCAAGAAGATCAGTGCTTTCCACAA TGCACACGACCTCTCCAAGTGGGATCTTTTCACCAGCAACTACCGGCTACTCAACACAGGTCTGCAGAACGGGGACATGCCTGAACAG ATTGTGATTCATGCAATGCAGTGCACACATTACATCATCCTGTGGCATCTAGCAAAGGTTTCAGACAGCAGTTCATTGAAG GGTGATATGGTGACCTTGAGAAAGCAAATGAGAGCTTTCTGCTTAATGTGTCAGCGTTACCTAAACAGCATCAACACCGCAGTCAAAGAGCAG GCCTTCACCATACTATGTGATCTGCTATTGATCTTCAGTCACCAAATTATGTCTTCAGGCCGGGAACAACTGGAGCCTCTGGTCTACACGCCAGACTCTTCGTTGCAGGCAGAGCTGCTCAACTTCATCCTGGATCAAGTTTTCATTGATCAGGATGATGACAACAACAGCACAG ACGGGCAGCAAGATGATGAAGCCAGTAAAATAGAGGCACTGCACAAGCGAAGAAACCTTCTCGCTGCCTATTGCAAATTAATCGTTTACAATGTTGTGGAAATGAACACCGGAGCAGATATATTTAAACAGTATATGAGA TATTACAACGACTATGGAGATATCATCAAGGAAACAATGagtaaaacaagacaaatcGACAAAATACAATGTGCAAAGACACTTATATTGAGCCTGCAAACG tTATTCAACGACATGTTGTCTGAACTTGGCTTCAATATTGATCGATCATCGTCAGCCTTCTGTGGCATTAAAGAGCTTGCCCGGCGCTTCTCATTGACTTTTGGCTTGGATCAGTTGAAGACCAGGGAGGCTATTGCAATGTTACATAA gaATGGAATTGAGTTTGCTTTTAAGGAACCTAGTCCCCAAGGAGAGGGGAGTCCACCTCTCAATCTCGCCTTTTTGGATATCCTGAGCGAGTTCTCGAGCAAACTAATTCGACAGGACAAGAGGACAGT TCACATGTACCTGGAACGATTCATGACGTTTCAGATGGCCCTGCAGCGAGAGGACTGCTGGCTGCCCCTTATCTCATACAGGAACTCCCTGCAAGTTGGAGGGGACGATGACACCATGTCTGTCATCAGTGGGATCAGCAGTCGAGGGTCCACCATCAGGAGTAAGAAGTCCAAGCCTGCTGCTGCTAGCAAAAGGAAATTGCCTGAGG CGGAagaaaacagctgcagcagcagtgatgcagTGTGGATGAACCGTGAGCAGAACGTGCAGACGCCAGTGATGATGCATTCGCCCCATCTCACCTCTACTGTATTAAGGGATCCAAAGAAGATGAGGCCAGAGGACAGCTACACGACCGCATACACATTGCCAACAGAGCAGCCTCCCCATCAGCCTGTGCCTCCCCAGCAGCAGCCACACCATCACCACCAGGCTTCTATCGATTACAA CACCCAGGTCACTTGGATGTTGACACAGAGGCAACAAGCGGAGGCCCGTCAACAGCAAGAGCGGGTTAGCATGCAGTATGCCAAGATGAGGAACCACATGCAGCAAGCGAC ACGTCGAGGGTCCGGACTCATGGAGGATGATGAGGAGCCAATAGTGGAggatgtgatgatgtcatcggAGGACCGCTTGGAAGACATCAACGAGGGCATGGATTTTGACACAATGGACATTGATCTG CCGGCATCAAAGAATCGCAGAGAAAGAACCGAACTAAAGCCAGACTACTTTGATCCATCTTCCATCATGGATGATTCG GTTCTTAATGTTCCAATGTTTTAA